The Tachysurus fulvidraco isolate hzauxx_2018 chromosome 4, HZAU_PFXX_2.0, whole genome shotgun sequence DNA window TGAACGTATTCGATTGGTTGTTTTTATCACATGATTGATTTTGATTAGTCCGCAAAGCCGCCATTCACTATGTTATTTTGACCGAAGCGTCTAGGAGACGTTGAACGGTCAAGCAGACTACAGAGAGCAGGAAGATAAAGAGAGCCGTTATACCGTCATTTCTTTATTAGTGCTGAGAGAAGAGGCGACGTGTGATGAGATGATAAGGTATGTTTTTAAAGGCGAATAACCGGACAGAAATGTTATAATCCTGTGGctgaagtgagagagaaactaGCCGGTTATTTTCACTGTTTAATGTTTCTGTAGGTAAAAACGCTCCAGGTAACTGAGATCCCTGCTAAATAACATCTTCCATATTTAAGCTTGAGTCGAGTATTTAGCTGTAAAGCTGCTGGACATTTAACTAGACAGTCAATGAAGCACACTGTCTCCTCAACCAGGCCTTCATTCATGCCAGTTACATCAGGAAGGGATTTTTCCTTGTATCGACATTAATATAGTGACTTTTTGTGGCCTATCTGTTTTGCAGAACTTCTGCAAAATAGCTTCTCTTTACATACATATCCACTGACTAAACCTGATAGATGTAAATGCTGTGGGTGTGAAGTGTGCTGCATGATCAGACTCATGCTCCTGCATAAATACTGCAATAACATGCACAACTTCATGGTCAGAAACACTTCACTGGTTATATTCATGTTGAAACCATAATCCATCCCAGAAACTTTGGGCAAAtgcagggacacacacacacccacaccacacacactcagaccacacacacacacacaccctcccacacacacacacacacacacacacacactcactcacacacaccctttccTTTTGCCTGGTAATAACTGGTTTGTCCATATTTTATATGGaagccatttattttattttatcaagaTTGAGactgatttaaaaatgtacGGCTATAGATGGAGGTAGGGTCATCCAAATATTCAGTTCTgttaaaatgcaattttataAGGAATTCTGTAAATAAAGTGCCATCACTTAGGCTGAAAGAGTGCTATACTTCTtcttatttgtttacttttattgtgAGTTTGTGCATTTTtcagcttatttttttaatgtgttacaAAATGAGTacagaaacattacaaaaataaagcattatgaaagctgattgctgataaaaaactttttaaaaactcTTTGGCCAGATTTAAGTTGCCTTTGGCTTTTTTGGTCTCCGTCTGACTTGTCTTGCCTTCAGGCaactcttcttcttcctttcgTTGAAGTTGAtcctgcagaaataaaagggATAATTGGTATCATTATCAGTTTGCAAACAGATGAGAGCAACAGAAGTACATAGTTCCGGAAACATCTCTATTTACATAACCACTTACTGCACATGTCTCTGTAACAAAAACGTTCAGAACATGCCTAAACACTTCACTGACATTTTAGACATTCTTGATAACCcagtttttcttttgtaaatatgTTAGTAATATAAGACgctaattttacattttcatgtgtGACTTTCTTTGTAATCATAGTGAATCAGATAAAAATCTACTTGTTTATAGAAATGTCTTAATACAGTACCTTTTCCAACATTTCTgtagcttcttcccttgttcaGAATGTGGATCCAAACAAACTTGTCTAGACACTGTGTAGACGCTAGGATTGAGATCAACACATTATTAACACTGACTAGCAAATCCGTTTTTCCGTTATTAATGATAGGGTTTGGGTTATTAATCTTCTGACTAAGTTTAATAGGTAGACATGTGGTTGTTGTATATAAAATTCTACAATCCTGCTGCAGCAGGATGTTATTTCCCTTAAAGACAATGGAAAATGGGCTTCTTATCTTTTCTACTTATCAGAAGGCTTTATAGAGCTTTAGAGGTCAATGTTTCACAGTTTTGTTCAGTGGCCCAAGGAGTTAGAAAAGGCCAAATGTTATCGAAATTTCTGTAGAACTTTTTTGGAATTGATGCCTTGACAGCTCTTTAGAGTTACGAGAAACCTAAGTATAAGTACTTTGCCTCAAGCACAATAATGGCAGGTACTGAGAGTAAGGTAAGCATGAAGCCATTGTAAAGAGCTTTAAGCAAATGTAAGTACCTGAACTACAATTGAGCATAGTAAACTATGTATGAGATGTGTATAAGATCAGTCCGGAATACTGAAGACCCTTCAAATCACAAAAAGTACACCGAAAGTTTACAATATTTGagtataattacatttttttgtaatttctttTACGTTTCACACTTGTAAAGCAAAATGCATGGTTTCTGCATCatgcattaattcatttttagtCCTGAGGTCATCTTGCTTAGCACTtagaaaattattttactttccaGTCTGCATTCATGTAGTACATCGGACTATTCTAAGATCACCATGAAGTTGTTGCATGCATGTTCTTGTGCACAGCACACTCAGCAGGCACATGGCATCTTTTTAACAATGTGGCATACTTACATAATCTGAACTTTATTGCAAAGAGGTGCTGAATTGATCACTCTGAAGTTTTTCACGTTTCTCCATAATAGAGATTTAGCCTCTGTGATGCACATGCATTTCTCCCGAATGTTTACTGCTGCTGCCTTCTtatctagaaaaaaaagaaaacaacagattATCCAAATGTAGGcacatttaaagtgtttataGATGTCCACAGATGGCACTGTACCTGTGAGGTGGTTTAAGCAGAGGAGAAATAGCAGTGGAGTTAAAGCCGCTTGCACACTCCTGAAAGTCATGTTATATACTGTTGCAGTCGTAATGAAGGCAAAGaaaagtctgtgtgtctgtttgctcgGAGAGGTATGTGTTTCCTATTACCATTCCCTCCTTTTCTTCCTGCCTGCCCATAATTAGCCAGAACCATGTCACATGATCTCTAGTAACATGaaagtactgtttttttttatattttttattttaactcaaCAATGGCAGTCATTCATGAAAAGGAAATTATTTCCTATGGATTACATACGTCTAtctatcttatttatttattcatttatttatttatttattttaatgtatgccttagttttgatactttaaaaaagtaatttgaaagtaattttttttttgtttttgcatctcagaaaagggttAATTTAAAGTCCAGAATGTttggcacttaaatgtacttaattcttctcagacaactttgtcattgttcacattacaattacagacagagaaacaatgggtaatgtctaaaagtttatttttgatagaaaatattgttgtatgcactgcatactatgcatttaaaaaataaaagttcatttttctaaaaaaggaaaccaattagttgttcattttaagagacccgtcttattttctcttgtatatttaatattgctctttaattaagtaaaaatacattttatctgatTACTCGATTAATAGATGAAATTTTCGGTAGAATactcgattactaaaatattcgatagctactGTACAGCCCTAATTCATACATCCTTGCATACACATGGATCAGCTTTAACATTAAAACTACTGACAGGTGAAATGactaatatttattattgcacctgtcaaggggtggaatatattaggcagcaagtaaAGAATCACTTCTTCACAGCTGAcgaaagagaaaggagagaaaatggGCGAGCGTAATAATCTGAGCTACGTTTACAATACCCAAATTGTCATGGCCAAGTGACTCAGTCAGAGAATCTCCAAAACTACAGGTCTTGTAGAGGGGTGTTCCTACCAAAAGAGGTCTAAGGAAGGACAACTGATCACCTGCAACAGGGTTTTGGCTCCCAAGCCTCATTGATGTTTGTGGGGAGTGAAGGCTAGCTCATCTGATCAGATGCTACACAggagctactgtagcacaaattgctaAAAAGTTTAATGCTGGTTATGATCGAAAGGATATAGGTATTGTGGAGTCCATACCTCGATGGGTCAGAGCTGTTGATGTCAAAAGGTGGAGCTATACACTTTTTAGagggtggttttaatgttatggctgatgtGGGTATCAGTTTTTAAATCAACAGGCaataacacacagcagtaaaatTATTGCAAAATAACAGTCATGGCATATGGAAGTGTGGAGACGGCTTCTGGTTAACGTATGAGCAGTTTGTTGTACATGTTATTTGTAACCTAGTGTGATCTTGATAATTCTGTAATgagattaataaattaataaattaactaaTAATGATTCTTATTAATAATGATTGATTAACTAATAATGATGAAGCTTTCTGACTGGAAGATTATAACATTAGAACCGGGTCTATTTCACTGATTGTTGCTTGTAAAATGCATGCAATAAGAAGAGAGTAAGAAACGTTGAAAGAgactttttgccttttttttttaatttacatttattctataaagctgagtaaaaaaaaaaaatatatatatacagtatatattttatacacatataaaaatctgattttaaaaaagtttacaaGCATGTGCAAAATACAGTTCACTTCACTTCAATCTTACAAAACAATCTTAAAACTAACAATTCATTTTAGCTCTGGCCTTTTTACGTTGCTGGATTTTTACCTAGCTTTAACAAGACAGTCCTTTAGGCCAGcctaaagtttgttttttaaaaaaaaaaaaaaaaaattaaacctatACCATTCCActacatatatacaaatacaaatgaagCTAGTGATTACTAAAAGCAGTGTGTTTACAGGACCACATTAGCTGCCATCATGCTGCACTGGTTATCTTTTTCTCTTTCGATTTGGCACgctgctttttcttttgtcGTGGTCTGAGTCTTCCCATGCATGTCTTCACATTTTTGCCCTcttcctgttttctttaaaagaaatcaaggcaataaaaaagttaaataaaatgatatgcaAAGTACAAAATATCCTTGCAAAAGATTTATCCCCTGAGCAATTTTTTCACACTTTCCAGGTTGTAAAACTAAAAAGTTTAAAGTTCGAGGTAGTTAGATACCTTACCTGTGCCAGCATTTCAACAGTCTTTTGCCTTGAGGTCCGTGAGGACTTAGACACAACTTTCGGTTGTCCTTCTTCAGGATCACTCTACATTTACAAATACAGATTTACAATAAGTAAACTGAGGAAACTGTGGACTAAATGAGGAGACTGAGGAAACTGTGGACTAATCTGAGCCATGTTACTCACATGATCTCGTCTCTCGTGCATCCAGGTCTTTTTAAAGTGAGTGTGAAATCTGAAAATGGTCCCAGTACTCCGTTCCTGGACTTTACACATGTGCATCGCTTAGGAACATGCTGACACTCTGCTTAAAGAAACATGCCATAATTACATTTTGTaagattttgtattttatgtaataaatcaACTTCGTTAAAATCTGAATTAATGACAAATTGATTGGTTACATATTTACAAGATATCCCAAAATCGTTTTTCTAAATCTACTGTAAGTTTCAACAAAGCCTGTAATTCTCTCTGTGATCTGTCATTGATTATTACTCACGTGTGAAGTGGATGCAGATTCCCAGAACCAGAAGAGCAGAGAAAGTGTGTAGCATGGACTTCATTGTAACACTGCCAGTGTTTTGTACAGAGTTGCTTTTAAACTGTGTGAATGGGGTTTCCCAGCCACTCCCTGAAAATTCCTTCACTGCTGAGGTAAACTATGGGGATTTATAAGAAATGGCTTTGAATGAGTAGCCTTGAAAAGGGGAAtcatgtgattttattattttccccaCCTCAATCACTGCTATTTACTTTCACTTGATCCAGCTCCAGCAGGCACTGAATGAAACAAAAGAATGAaacctttttgtctttgtatttcCCATGCTTTGCTTACCTCTCTTCCTTgccttactgtatgtgtgtgtgtgtatctgcgtatgtgtgaatgtatatactgtaaaatactACTAAAAGTATGTAGCTCCTCATTGTGAGACCAAAACAAGACCTATATCCTTTGtatcatagccagcattaaCCTTTTTCAGCAACTTGTGCTACAGTAGATTTTATGTGGGATTAGACAAGATGGAATAGCATTAGCTCTTCATAAGCATATataactgattgattgattgattactAAAAATGTTATCGAACTGTATGCAAAATTCAGTTCCCACACAATACACTTCTCTCATAAACCTTACTAAAACTAAATGTGTTTTGTAGATACTTTGCTGTATTTTAACTAGGTTTAACAGGGACCAGTCCTTTACCTAAAGTTAGCTATTAAAGAAGCTATTAAAGATTATTGAAGCCTCTTAAAACTCTCTTGTCCACTCCCAAGGGACTTAGACACACCTTGTTGTCCTTTTTAGGGATCACATTATACAGAATTTTTAGAAGAGTGCTAAATGAGTAAGCATAAACATAATTAGATTTCCTAAAGATTTCAGTTTCC harbors:
- the cxcl18a.1 gene encoding chemokine (C-X-C motif) ligand 18a, duplicate 1; translated protein: MTFRSVQAALTPLLFLLCLNHLTDKKAAAVNIREKCMCITEAKSLLWRNVKNFRVINSAPLCNKVQIIVYTVSRQVCLDPHSEQGKKLQKCWKRINFNERKKKSCLKARQVRRRPKKPKAT
- the LOC125141081 gene encoding uncharacterized protein LOC125141081, with amino-acid sequence MKSMLHTFSALLVLGICIHFTQCQHVPKRCTCVKSRNGVLGPFSDFTLTLKRPGCTRDEIIVILKKDNRKLCLSPHGPQGKRLLKCWHRKQEEGKNVKTCMGRLRPRQKKKQRAKSKEKKITSAA